CATCCCGGGTGCCAATCTCCACGACAGCCAGGCTCTGATCCCGCTCATGCGCGGCATACCGCCGATTCGCTCCCGGTTCGGGCCGCGCCGCCGAAGGCCGGCCAAACTGCACGCAGACAAGGGCTACGACTTCGACCACTTGTGCAACTGGCTACGGCGACGACAGATAGTGCCTCGCATTGCTCGCCGCGGCGTCGAGTCGTCGGCTCATTTTGGGGCGGCATCGCTGGCTGGTTGAGCGCGCGATGTCGTGGCTGAACGGTTGCCGTCGACTGCATCGTCGCTACGAGCGGAAGGCTGAACACTTCCTCGCCTTCGTTGGATTGGCCAGTGCCCTCATCTGCTACCGCCGGTGTACACAAAGCGGGCATCCGTGAAGACGGCCAGGGAGAACGGCGAGGTAGCGTGACGGGAACGGGAGGGGCAGGAATGAGCGCGGTGTGGGCGGCGACGGCACTGGAGACCGGATGGTTCTCAGGACTCGAACGGCACTCGACCGTCCAGGAACTGATGGCCTACATCAAGGCCCTCAGTACTGGTCTCGGCCAGGGATACCTTGAGATCCGGCGGCCAGACGGTGATCTCCCCTACTTGGCTCTGGGCTTCAAAGCAGATCATGCTGTCCTCCACCTCTTCGACAACCATGGCGGGGTGTCCCTTCATGTCGGCGATGATTCCGCGGCCCCGGCGCCGAGGTCGAAGTGGTGATCATGGACGAACTGTACGCGTTCACCGCAGACGTCGCGCTGACTATCGATCATGCCGCGGACATCGTTCTCGACTTCATCCAGACAGGAGAACCTGGCGTGCCGAGCAATTGGTACGAGTTGTAGGAATGGATCGATCGCCAACTGAGACATCGTCTTAACCAGATTTTCTCCCTGGTGTCGGTCACTTTTGTGCTCGTAGGTGGTCTTGGGCCCGTTCTTCCAGGAGAGCCACGCCCAATAGCTCGCCTGCCACGGCTCCGTAGCGGTCGAGTGCCTCCCTGTGGAGACGCTCCACAGTCTGGGCAACCTCATGCGGCGTGCCGAGTTCTCGTGCGTAGGCGGTGATGGTGTCGAGCTGGGCATGGATGCGGTCGAGTTCATATGAGGCCAAGTAGTCCCCAGCGAATAGAGCTGGCAGGTCGTGGCGGATGAAACTAGTCGCAGCGGCGCTGCCTTGCAGGACTTCGCGCAGTACAACGAGATCGATACCTGCACGCTTGGCCAGGAGCAGCGCCTCCGCGGTGGCTATGGCCTGACCGAACCACAGCAGGTTCACAAGGAGTTTGGCTGTGTACCCAGCCCCAGGGCCGCCGAGGTAGTGCAACTTCTCCGGGTCCGCAATGGTTGTCAGCAGGGAGCGGCACCGTTCGGCCACGTCGGGGTCACCGGCCGTGAATACCGTCAGTTTTCCCTCTGCGGCGTCTTGCGGATTTCCGCCCAGCGGGGCCTCTAGGACGTCTACGGACCAGGCGCGCGCTCGTTCCTGCGCAAGGGCAGCCTCCTGAGGTGCGTTGCTCGTCATATCGATCCACACGGCATTTGCCGCAAGAACACTCAGCACCGACTGGTCCACGGACTTATTTACTGCGCCGGAATCGGGCAGGACTGTGATGAGGACATCAGCGTCGAACGCAGCTCCCGCAGCAGTGTCGTTCCAGACTGCGCCGACCCGGTGTGCTGAGCTCTTCAGCTCTTCACGGCTGTCGTGAGCACGGACGGCGTAGCCGGCCTGTACAAGCTTGGCGCAGATCGGGGTCCCCATGCGCCCGAGGCCGATGAGTGCGACTACTTGCATGGTCTGTTCCTTTGTCCGACTGGCACAAGCGACCGTCCAGGATAGGTGCGGGCCAGCGTCCGGCAGTGCCGTGGTAGGCGCCGCGCTGCTCTGCACGTTCCTGTTGGCGCCAACAACTGAGAACAACAGGTCCATACCTGTGAGGCAAGACACAGTGCTTGGCGATGCAGTCGAGACGGGCGCACCCGCCTTACAAACACATCCCGCCCTGGGCGGCACCCTGGTGGCCGTCGCCAGTGTTTGCCTCGTCGTCAGCATCAACGCCGGCACCTTGGGCTTCAGCACCCTGATCCTGCTCCTGTGTGGGCCGTCATCGCCGCCTGGGCGGTGCAGGGCCTGCTGGTCTTCGGCGCCCAACTACCCCTGCCGACGAGCGTTGTCGTCAAGGCCCACGACAGCACGGGCTACGGCACCGTCGAGTCCGCACTCGGCGCGGGCGCGATCGTCGGCGGCCTCCTCGACCTTCGCATACGGCCGTCACAGCCGCTGACCGCCGGCCTACTGGCCATGATGCTCTACGGTCTGCCTCCCCCCGGCGGCGGCTGCGGGGTATTCCGTGCCGGTGCTCGCGGCGAGCTCGGCCGCCGCCGGCCTGGGCTGGTCCTTCTTACCCCTCATGTAGGCCACGCCACTGCAGACCTATGTGCCCCGAACAGGCACCAAACCGGGTGTACGCGTACGACATCGCTGGCTAGGTGCTGCACAGGATGCGGCTGCGGTAGACATGACCCTGCCGAGTGGAGCTGGGGGCGCGCAGTTGCAGCCGCAGGTGGTCCATATGACACGCGACCCTCAATGCTGACCGGCCGGCAACTCCCGGCACGCGCCCACACCGCGTCGAAGTCGCAGACCAGCCGCGCGACCTCCCACGGGTGCGGCACCACGCTGCGGTCGAGGACGAGCACCAAGTCGCCAGGGACGTCGTCGGTCATCCGAACATGGGCCCACTGCCGCGATCAGCGTGCCGAGGGTCGATCGCCTCGTCCTCAGCGGCGGCTGCATCCCACGCCATAGAGGGCGGGGCGAGGTGGAAACACACCCTCCGCGGAAACCGCCGGTTCTTGGCAAAAGACGCCGGTCCGCCCTGGCGGCGAACCGACTTCTCTTGCCCTGCTGCGCAGGAACTTCGTTTCCTCCTCGGACTGAAGGCCGGGGTATCCACGGAGGAAGGCCGCGATGAAGGTGACCGCGCACCCGACCCGGCGGGCCCTCCCACTCGGGCGCCGCGACGGCATCATCCTGGACGGCCCGGACATGGTCGTCGAGGTCGTCGGGGACGGCAGCTTCAAAGAAGTGGTCGAATTGGTTCGTGCACTTCCTGAGGTGAGCGCCGAAGTCCGAACTGATTGGCGTCTCCGGGCGCCTCCACATGCAGCGCCCGGAGAAATCCCGCCGGTGTGTCAGCGGCATGAGCACCTCGGCTCATCGAGTCGCGGTCCAGCGGCTCGCCGGGAACCCACGCCGTCACGGTCCAGTGCTTGGAAAAGCGCGCGTAGCTTGGCCAGTCCCCGGATCCGCATGCCAGTCGCACCGACCAAGACGAGCGCGGGCTGCAGCTCGTGGCCGCCCTGCTCCGCGGTCGATACGGGCGGCTGGTAGGTCACGAGTACCTGACGTCGAGAACCCATTTTCTAAGCCTCCGGGAGCAGGTATCGCGGGTTGCGGCAGCTCTCTCGTGGATGCGCCCCGCGTTTCTCCATGCCGGGCCAATCGTTAACGGGGACATGGCGAAGGACGGGCCCGGGGCGGGCGTTGCTCGATTGGCGGGCGCGTACTGGCTTCAGGGCGAGGATGGCGACTGTGCCCAGTGTGGCGAGTTGTTCGGCTTCTGCGGTCTGGCTGGGGCCGCGGAGGTCGCGGTGCAGAAAGAGCGTGCTGGGCGACGTGCGGGTGTCCTGGCGGAGTGGATGGCACGGGTGCGGGTGGTCATAGTGCCGGTGGCGGCAGTCGTGGTGGCCTGCGCCATGGTGGCGGTCGTGCTGTGACTGGGCGTCTGGCGTAATCGGCGGTGAAGATATCTCAAGCGGGCGCCGACATGCGGGGGGCCGAACCCGTAGACGGCCAGGAGAGTGACGCCGGCGGCCGCCGCCCCTGTGGTCGGCGTGGGACGACGGCCGCCGGCGCGACGACCTGTTCGGCTCCCCTTCCATGGAGCCCTCGCGCGGGGACGTCCTCGCGGCCTTTAGGCGTGCGGGAGTTCGTCCCACCTCGAAAATGGCTGCGGGAATGAGGGCGGGGGCTTGCGGGCAACCCCCCAGCGACGTCCTTACGGGAGTGCGGGCCCGGCCGACGGAGAGTGGGTTGTCGTGCAGGCGCGGGGGCCGGGCGCGGGCTCGGAACACGCCTCCCACCTGCGCTGTCACCGGGCGGGTAACCGGGTTTCCGGAGCGGAATCCTAAGCCGTTTCCCGGCGATGCGAGAGGGTCGAATTCGGTCGGCTTAGATTGGGCTTGGCTTTGTCACCTTCCGTGGACGTCATTGTCAGCGCGTCAGGGATTACACAGCGGACTGATCGCTGGCGCGAGTGTATTCCCAGGGGTGAAGGGCTGAGTAGAACGGCCGGGGTGGGGCAGGGAACCGCCAGGCTCTCGTCGAGATCCCGCGCCGGGCTCCAAGTGAGCCAGTTGGGAGAACGTGGTGGCTGATCCCTCCGTCGAGACGATTACCTCCGGGCGTTGCCTGGTCGCGAGGGTCAGCGGCGAGATGGACTACGTGTCCGCCCCGGTCTTCCGTCCAAAATTCGAGGAACTGATCGCGTGGGATGACCGCTTCATCGTGCTGGACCTGTCCGGGGTCTCGTTCTGCGACTCCGCCGGGCTGAACGTGCTGATCGGAGCGTGGCGACAGGCGGATGCGGGCGGGGCCTTGCTCGTACTGGCGTGTGTGCCCGCGTCGTTGCGGCGGGTCCTTCAGATGACCGGGGCGGATCAGCTTCTGCGGGTCTATGACGCGGTCATCGATGCAGAAGCCGTCTTCGGCGGCTGACACCCGCCACCGGCAGCAAGTTCCACGAGCGCGCGAACGCGGAAGCCGACTTCCGCGGTGTGTCTAAGAGCACAAGCCGCCGCCAACCAACCCCGGCAGGCACCCACATGACGGCATCAACACCCTGCGCCGATGGAAGGCCAGGCAACCGGACCTGCTGCCACCATCCCCGAGCGACACCGCACCGCCACCCCGCGCGAAGGCCCGCGTCACCGTGACTGCCC
Above is a window of Streptomyces sp. SAI-135 DNA encoding:
- a CDS encoding STAS domain-containing protein, which gives rise to MADPSVETITSGRCLVARVSGEMDYVSAPVFRPKFEELIAWDDRFIVLDLSGVSFCDSAGLNVLIGAWRQADAGGALLVLACVPASLRRVLQMTGADQLLRVYDAVIDAEAVFGG
- a CDS encoding NAD(P)-dependent oxidoreductase is translated as MLTTRQTLATATRVPPRAGCVCKAGAPVSTASPSTVSCLTGMDLLFSVVGANRNVQSSAAPTTALPDAGPHLSWTVACASRTKEQTMQVVALIGLGRMGTPICAKLVQAGYAVRAHDSREELKSSAHRVGAVWNDTAAGAAFDADVLITVLPDSGAVNKSVDQSVLSVLAANAVWIDMTSNAPQEAALAQERARAWSVDVLEAPLGGNPQDAAEGKLTVFTAGDPDVAERCRSLLTTIADPEKLHYLGGPGAGYTAKLLVNLLWFGQAIATAEALLLAKRAGIDLVVLREVLQGSAAATSFIRHDLPALFAGDYLASYELDRIHAQLDTITAYARELGTPHEVAQTVERLHREALDRYGAVAGELLGVALLEERAQDHLRAQK